The segment CTCTGGTTTTTGGGGAGTCATACCGTGGACACCCTGCGTTTCCTTTTGGGAAGCGAAGTAAAACGGGTATACTCGGTTTCAAGCTCCAAGGTCCTGGTGAAACTCGGCATTCCGGTGGCGGATATCTACCAGAGTATTTTAGAATTTGAAAATGGGGTTATTGCCACGATTGAGAATAACTGGATTATCCCCAATACCCATCCGCACTGGAATGATATCAAACTCAACGTTTTGGGTAGTAAAGGCATGATCAACATGGATTTGACCAATAACCAGGCCTTTGAGCGATATCTTGAAACCAAGAGCGACCACCCCGATTTCCTCATCATGCCCACCCTCTATGGGAAACCAGCTGGCTTTGCCCACGAAAGCATTCGTGACTTTGTGGAAAAGCTTTCTACCGGAGAGGAATTCCTGGCCACTTTTGAGGATGGTTATCGGGTGAGCGCGGTCATTCTGGCGCTTTTGGTTTCGGCTGAGAAGCGGATGCCTCAGGAAGTCGAGTATGCCCTGTGAAAAGGGAGGTGAGAAGAGAGGATTGATTGTGAGACATCTGGTTATCGGAAAATCAAAAACCCATGAAAAGGGGGGAATGGCAATGCGTCGTTGGATCGTGTTCCTGAGTTTGGTGGTGCTCGTTGGTACTGGAGTGGTTTGGAGTGTTTTGGCAGCGGAACTTCCGCCGGAGGTCAGTGACTGGGTTAACAGCGTCAAAGAAAAACTTGGGGGAATGACCATCACCTGTGCCTTCTGTCCCCATCCAACCACCGATGCCATGCAGGCTATGGTGGATGAGTTCTCCCGGCTTACCGGGATTCGAGTCCGGTGGGACATCATCGAGGAGGGGTATCTGAGACAGAAGCTGCTCATCGAACACCAGGCCAAAACCGCGGTTTACGACGTGCTCCTCATCGACGCCTTTAACATGGCCGAATATGCCCCAAGTGGGGTGGCGATCGATTTGAAGCCCCTTCTGGATAACGCGGCCCTCACCCCTGCATGGTTTGACTATGAGGATATCCTTCCGGCCTATCGGGATGGGATCGGGAAGTACCAGGGCACTATCTATGGTATCCCCGTGGCCGGAGAAACCCGTTACGTTGGATACCGGAAAGACCTCTTTGAGAAGTACGGCCAGAAACCGCCTGAGACCATGGAAGAATTTTTGACGTTGGCCAAATTCTTTAAGGGAAAAGAAGAGGGCCTGTATGGGGTAGCCATGCGAGGACAAAAAGGGATCCATTTTGGCTCAGGCTGGATGACGGTGATGTACCAGTTAGGTGGTCAGTTCTTGGACCAAAAAACCTGGAAGGTGCTGGTGAATGACCCCAAAACGGTTGCTTCGCTCGAGTACTATGTGGACCTTCTGCAACAGGGACCACCGGATATCGGGGTGTACACCCATGAGGAGGCGGTTTCTGCGTTTACTTCAGGAAGGACGGCTATGTGGTTTGATTCCACTGCCCTCACTCCCTGGGTCATCGATCCCACCAAATCCCAGGTTGCAGATAAAGTTGGGTTTGTGCCCCCTCCTCAGGGTCCGGCAGGGGCCTATGGGGCCCTGGCTGGCTGGAATGTCGGAATTTCCAGCGATATCGATGACAAGAGGAAAGAGGCCGCTTGGGCTTTTATCGTGTGGATGACTG is part of the Atribacterota bacterium genome and harbors:
- a CDS encoding sugar ABC transporter substrate-binding protein — translated: MRRWIVFLSLVVLVGTGVVWSVLAAELPPEVSDWVNSVKEKLGGMTITCAFCPHPTTDAMQAMVDEFSRLTGIRVRWDIIEEGYLRQKLLIEHQAKTAVYDVLLIDAFNMAEYAPSGVAIDLKPLLDNAALTPAWFDYEDILPAYRDGIGKYQGTIYGIPVAGETRYVGYRKDLFEKYGQKPPETMEEFLTLAKFFKGKEEGLYGVAMRGQKGIHFGSGWMTVMYQLGGQFLDQKTWKVLVNDPKTVASLEYYVDLLQQGPPDIGVYTHEEAVSAFTSGRTAMWFDSTALTPWVIDPTKSQVADKVGFVPPPQGPAGAYGALAGWNVGISSDIDDKRKEAAWAFIVWMTGRYNAKTYVKNGGTPVRQSVYEDPELVAENWTFPIQLASLERANNLVQAGISWIPPHPKYMKVLEVVGDYGSAVLAGQMSAREALDKAQVEVEKIMAE